Proteins encoded within one genomic window of Glandiceps talaboti chromosome 3, keGlaTala1.1, whole genome shotgun sequence:
- the LOC144433312 gene encoding uncharacterized protein LOC144433312, with translation MSLSIVLASVILWLARGSKNCAPSPASCFTDHVTDVFQYSNIYGVRPTKKLLYFLDTVYSYVVVQSLVIVYWRGMWGLIDNVIRPDNLEKSAYTSLVIGYPIIIMTHIIQYPCAIISRKAKRFSRVVQIIVEDMFWYLCSFGVLNIWRGLWYICDLYIYPENLAISYLKTSLVGFVTLYLLQSARNLGGAAVSVDGIPDDGSGVLLGHYFKRLNSIWTFEEKENLSADNVNDQHSDGPISIFARHNQVSNAEITATENSNI, from the coding sequence ATGTCACTGTCCATTGTATTAGCAAGCGTAATCTTGTGGCTTGCTCGTGGAAGTAAGAATTGTGCTCCTTCACCTGCATCTTGCTTCACTGATCACGTGACTGACGTGTTCCAGTACTCGAACATCTATGGTGTCAGACCTACCAAGAAACTGCTGTACTTTCTAGACACTGTCTACTCGTATGTGGTTGTCCAGAGTTTGGTGATTGTGTACTGGCGGGGTATGTGGGGTCTCATAGACAACGTAATTCGACCAGATAACTTAGAAAAGTCTGCTTACACTTCCCTTGTTATAGGATATCCGATCATCATTATGACTCACATAATACAATATCCGTGTGCCATTATCTCTCGAAAAGCAAAGAGATTCTCCAGAGTTGTGCAGATTATAGTTGAAGATATGTTCTGGTATCTGTGCTCATTTGGCGTGCTAAATATATGGCGAGGACTGTGGTATATCTGCGATCTGTACATCTATCCTGAAAACCTTGCAATTAGTTATCTGAAAACGTCCCTTGTCGGTTTTGTGACACTGTACCTGCTGCAAAGTGCTCGGAATCTTGGAGGTGCTGCAGTGTCCGTTGATGGAATACCAGATGACGGCTCTGGTGTATTGCTCGGCCATTACTTCAAAAGACTAAATAGCATTTGGACCTTTGAGGAAAAGGAGAATCTATCAGCCGATAACGTGAATGATCAGCATTCTGATGGCCCAATCAGCATTTTTGCGCGCCATAATCAGGTATCAAACGCTGAGATTACAGCGACAGAGAACAGCAATATTTAA